The following DNA comes from Streptomyces sp. Ag109_O5-10.
GGGACCCTCGTCCCGGCCGCCGGAGTGACCGCCGTAGGCGTCCTGCCCTCACACCGGCGCCGGGGCGTGCTCAGCGCGAGTATGCGGCGACAGCTCGTCGACCTGCGGGCCGGCGGCCCGCGATGATGCGGCGACAGCTCGCCGACCTGCGGGCCGGCGGCCCGGACAACGGGTCGGACAGCGGGGGTGACAGCGGCTCGGTCGAGGTACCGCGTCCCCACGGACCGGCAGCCCGACCTCTCCCTGGACGTGCGCGACCTGGGCTCCCTGTACCTCGGCGGCACCGCCCCGAGCACGCTCGTACGCGCCGCACACGTCCGAGCCCACCACCCGGACGCGGCCGCCCTCGCCGACGCCCTCGTCCGCGCCGACCGCCCGCCGCACTGCCCGCACTGGTTCTGACCCCGCGATCCCCGGCTCCCGCGCCCTCCGACACCGCGCTCCCCGGCCCCGCGCGGGTCACGTCAGCCCGTGGCCGCCCGGCAGGCGGACGCCGCCGCCCGGCGACCACGGCTGCCGGCTCGTCGGCCGGACGATCGGGCTCGCTGCATGTCACACCATGGGGGAAAATG
Coding sequences within:
- a CDS encoding GNAT family N-acetyltransferase; translation: MPRPRGALHCGRTPAARAHLPGGTLVPAAGVTAVGVLPSHRRRGVLSASMRRQLVDLRAGGPR